From the genome of Bicyclus anynana chromosome 20, ilBicAnyn1.1, whole genome shotgun sequence, one region includes:
- the LOC112058035 gene encoding uncharacterized protein LOC112058035 translates to MKFAIVLFALVAMVASQGVNVVDNTNGVHVVDNNDGGNPFPNNPDGFVIDEGFYRPSNPSGNNDNSGLYIPNYPKYDDPYYRGGKK, encoded by the exons ATGAAATTTGCG ATTGTTCTTTTCGCTCTTGTGGCGATGGTGGCTTCACAAGGAG ttaacGTTGTGGACAACACGAATGGAG TTCACGTAGTGGATAACAATGATGGGGgca ATCCATTCCCGAACAACCCAGATGGCT tcGTCATCGATGAAGGTTTCTACCGTCCTTCTAACC caAGCGGCAACAATGACAATTCTG GTCTCTACATTCCGAATTACCCGAAAT atgacGATCCCTACTACCGTGGAGGCAAGaagtga
- the LOC112058034 gene encoding uncharacterized protein LOC112058034 isoform X1 — protein sequence MKSLLIFPTVLFAVVAITSATSQDGGVIVVDVPDSDDAFPNNPKGFVIDEAFYMSPDLNAVDKTHDVNVVDNDDGIDQDFYRPSDPSGIDDSAGLYVPDYPKYDDPMLRGGA from the exons ATGAAAAGTTTACTAATTTTTCCGACGGTACTTTTTGCTGTGGTAGCTATTACGAGCGCTACCTCCCAAGATGGCGGTG TTATCGTTGTCGACGTCCCTGACTCTGACG ATGCCTTCCCGAACAATCCTAAAGGAT TCGTCATCGACGAAGCATTCTATATGTCCCCAGAtc TTAACGCCGTAGACAAGACACACGATG TTAACGTAGTGGATAACGATGATGGCA tcgATCAAGACTTCTACCGGCCCTCTGACC CAAGCGGTATCGACGACTCTGCTG GACTCTACGTCCCGGATTACCCTAAAT atgaTGACCCCATGCTACGCGGCGGCGCatga
- the LOC112058034 gene encoding uncharacterized protein LOC112058034 isoform X2, with the protein MKSLLIFPTVLFAVVAITSATSQDGGVIVVDVPDSDDAFPNNPKGFVIDEAFYMSPDLNVVDNDDGIDQDFYRPSDPSGIDDSAGLYVPDYPKYDDPMLRGGA; encoded by the exons ATGAAAAGTTTACTAATTTTTCCGACGGTACTTTTTGCTGTGGTAGCTATTACGAGCGCTACCTCCCAAGATGGCGGTG TTATCGTTGTCGACGTCCCTGACTCTGACG ATGCCTTCCCGAACAATCCTAAAGGAT TCGTCATCGACGAAGCATTCTATATGTCCCCAGAtc TTAACGTAGTGGATAACGATGATGGCA tcgATCAAGACTTCTACCGGCCCTCTGACC CAAGCGGTATCGACGACTCTGCTG GACTCTACGTCCCGGATTACCCTAAAT atgaTGACCCCATGCTACGCGGCGGCGCatga
- the LOC112058030 gene encoding uncharacterized protein LOC112058030, which translates to MKAIIVVFLLGVVAIVASQRVHVVDQNPEVVNVVDRNDAVVNVVDRNDAVESRAGGFVDTVRNEVASLRSRVRDRTNRVLSALGVNVVDHNNPPPTPVKVVDNINGVNVVDNSGYPSPGIIGNVDSGFYQPGVNQDIDPGFNRPSRPNIRPPKRK; encoded by the exons ATGAAAGCAATTATTGTg GTATTTCTGCTCGGTGTAGTTGCAATTGTTGCTTCGCAAAGAG TGCACGTAGTCGACCAAAATCCTGAAGTCG TGAACGTGGTGGACCGAAATGATGCAGTCG TGAACGTAGTTGACCGAAATGATGCAGTCG AATCTCGTGCGGGCGGGTTCGTTGATACAGTGAGGAACGAAGTCGCTTCTCTACGGTCTAGGGTCCGTGATAGAACCAACAGAGTCCTATCAGCTTTAGGAG tGAACGTCGTTGACCATAATAACCCACCGCCAACTCCCG tgAAAGTTGTCGACAACATTAATGGCG ttaacGTAGTTGACAACAGCGGATATCCCTCGCCTG GTATCATAGGTAATGTCGATTCTGGCTTCTATCAACCGGGAGTTAATCAGG ATATTGACCCTGGATTCAACAGGCCCTCGCGTCCAAATATCAGACCCCCTAAACGTaagtaa
- the LOC112058032 gene encoding ufm1-specific protease 2: MSLQLVTDVHTEINKTFPKNCYLVRGTYEYYHYLCDGFDDRGWGCGYRTLQTICSWVKHNYNDTQNVPSIRDIQKILVELEDKPESFLGSKQWIGSFEVCLVLDKLYDIPSKIIHHHVNKGDSLENILESLCNHFENFGSPIMMGGDVDCSSKGVMGVHVDGINSKLLIVDPHYVGKEVSKQFLCRKGWVKWQPLKDFLSSSFYNLCLPQVKPKCS, from the exons atgTCATTGCAACTTGTGACAGACGTGCATacagaaataaacaaaacattcccaaaaaattgttatttagttCGAGGGACTTACGAGTATTATCATTATTTGTGTGATGGATTTGACGATAGA GGATGGGGTTGTGGGTACAGAACTTTACAAACGATTTGTTCCTGGGTGAAGCATAATTATAACGATACACAAAATGTGCCCAGTATTAGAGATATACAGAAAATCTTGGTCGAATTGGAGGACAAGCCTGAATCCTTTTTAGGCTCTAAGCAATGGATTGGCAGTTTCGAG GTCTGCCTCGTTCTGGACAAGCTATATGACATTCCTAGtaaaatcattcatcatcatgtGAACAAGGGAGATTCTTTGGAGAACATATTAGAAAGCTTGTGCAATCATTTTGAGAATTTCGGCAGTCCTATAATGATGGGAGGCGATGTTGACTGCTCATCTAAAGGTGTGATGGGAGTTCATGTTGATGGAATTAACTCTAAGCTATTAATTGTG GATCCACACTATGTTGGTAAGGAAGTATCCAAGCAGTTTCTGTGTCGCAAAGGTTGGGTCAAATGGCAGCCATTGAAGGACTTTCTGAGCTCATCGTTCTACAACTTGTGTTTACCTCAAGTAAAACCAAAATGTAGCTAA